Proteins encoded in a region of the Paenibacillus pedocola genome:
- a CDS encoding SDR family NAD(P)-dependent oxidoreductase, whose protein sequence is MTKTALVTGANKGIGLEIARQLGAAGWKVLLGARSTERGEAAVAELTGQGLDVEFLQLDMTNLDSIEQAAAAIQTRYSDLALLINNAGMPGAFSSSFSATREEDLRNAFEVNFFGTFRLNQRLFPLMKQNDGTIVNVSTDMASLHFMQHAEYALNAFDYNASKTANNAMTVAMAIELKNSNAQVFAVTPGFTKTDLNGNAEGGKSKEDGAAIIVGYATDGKRHNGEFLDLNGIYAW, encoded by the coding sequence ATGACGAAGACAGCTTTGGTAACAGGCGCAAATAAAGGAATTGGACTGGAGATCGCAAGACAGCTCGGGGCAGCGGGCTGGAAGGTATTGCTCGGTGCACGCAGCACGGAGCGGGGTGAGGCCGCAGTTGCCGAATTAACCGGCCAGGGCCTGGATGTGGAGTTTCTGCAGCTGGATATGACGAATCTGGACAGTATTGAACAGGCCGCCGCTGCCATTCAGACACGCTACTCTGATCTGGCGCTTTTGATTAACAATGCCGGTATGCCGGGGGCGTTCTCCAGCTCGTTCAGCGCGACCCGGGAGGAGGATTTGCGGAACGCTTTTGAGGTGAATTTCTTCGGTACCTTCCGCCTGAATCAGCGTCTGTTCCCGCTCATGAAGCAGAATGATGGAACGATTGTGAATGTTTCAACGGATATGGCCTCTCTTCACTTCATGCAGCATGCGGAGTATGCGCTGAATGCGTTCGACTACAACGCCTCCAAAACAGCCAACAACGCCATGACCGTTGCGATGGCTATTGAACTCAAGAACAGCAACGCTCAGGTATTCGCAGTCACCCCCGGGTTCACGAAGACCGATCTGAACGGCAATGCCGAAGGCGGAAAATCCAAGGAAGACGGGGCAGCAATTATCGTAGGATACGCCACAGACGGCAAGCGCCATAACGGAGAATTTCTGGATCTGAATGGCATTTATGCCTGGTAA
- a CDS encoding RNA polymerase sigma factor, producing MYDVADDGQLMELIRQKDPAALEMLYDRYEGMIYSFAYRIVKDSMAAEEVMQELFMRIWKNAEQYDSTKGKLSTWMFTVTRNIAIDQLRKKNSGIPQQPAGSEELQEIRDTGTMTEDMVELLMVGEQVREALQELSRDQQQVMDLIYYQGLTQQEVAIRVAVPLGTVKSRVRLAMKQLQKRLIHWGRRDHAHD from the coding sequence TTGTACGATGTCGCTGACGACGGGCAGTTGATGGAGCTTATCAGGCAAAAAGACCCGGCTGCCCTCGAAATGCTCTACGACCGGTATGAAGGAATGATCTATAGCTTTGCGTACCGGATTGTGAAGGATTCGATGGCGGCCGAGGAAGTGATGCAGGAATTGTTTATGCGTATATGGAAGAACGCGGAGCAGTATGACTCCACTAAGGGCAAGCTTTCGACCTGGATGTTTACGGTTACACGAAATATTGCCATTGACCAGCTCCGTAAAAAGAATTCAGGAATTCCGCAGCAGCCAGCCGGTTCAGAGGAATTGCAGGAGATCCGCGATACCGGAACCATGACCGAGGATATGGTCGAGCTGCTGATGGTCGGGGAGCAGGTAAGAGAGGCGTTGCAGGAGCTGAGCAGGGACCAGCAGCAGGTCATGGATCTGATCTATTACCAAGGCTTGACGCAGCAGGAGGTAGCCATTCGTGTTGCCGTGCCGCTGGGAACGGTCAAAAGCAGGGTCAGGCTGGCTATGAAGCAGCTACAGAAGCGGTTAATCCACTGGGGAAGGAGGGATCATGCTCATGACTGA
- a CDS encoding anti-sigma factor — translation MTEERNDLCEWAELYALGALQDDEMERFEVHLQECPECEKLVKEYRQVIGMLPLASEPVAPPLGMKKRIMSSVFKADAPVQVERKPVTEAPNAPVVEREITVETAGPAARRLPVWRYLSTGLAAAVVVLLVYNGQLREDVGRLKQQVAVSTEPLQGLKVNEAVALSPAAADIAAKGLATIIADKSGTHLVVQAEQLPELKGTEVYQVWLIKGDVPQNAGTFVSQGGNGALYYTFEPQEYDTVAITLEPDGGGVTPRGQIVLAAPIKQG, via the coding sequence ATGACTGAAGAGAGAAATGACTTATGCGAATGGGCCGAATTGTATGCGCTGGGCGCACTTCAGGATGACGAAATGGAGCGGTTCGAGGTTCATTTACAGGAATGTCCGGAATGTGAGAAACTGGTAAAGGAATACCGCCAGGTAATCGGCATGCTCCCTCTTGCCTCTGAGCCTGTTGCACCGCCGCTGGGGATGAAAAAGCGGATTATGTCTTCTGTATTCAAAGCAGATGCACCGGTTCAAGTAGAGCGTAAGCCTGTAACTGAGGCGCCTAATGCACCTGTGGTGGAGCGGGAAATCACAGTGGAAACGGCTGGGCCGGCGGCCAGAAGATTGCCCGTATGGCGCTATCTCAGCACTGGGCTCGCGGCAGCGGTTGTGGTGCTGCTCGTCTATAACGGCCAGCTGCGCGAGGATGTCGGCCGGCTGAAGCAGCAGGTAGCTGTCAGTACAGAGCCGCTGCAGGGTCTCAAGGTGAATGAGGCGGTTGCGCTGAGTCCGGCTGCCGCGGATATTGCGGCGAAAGGCCTGGCAACCATTATCGCGGACAAGAGCGGGACGCATCTCGTGGTCCAGGCCGAGCAGCTGCCGGAGCTTAAGGGTACAGAGGTCTATCAGGTCTGGCTGATCAAGGGCGACGTCCCGCAGAATGCGGGCACCTTCGTGTCACAGGGCGGCAACGGGGCGCTGTATTATACCTTTGAGCCGCAGGAATACGACACCGTGGCAATTACGCTGGAGCCGGATGGCGGCGGAGTAACCCCCAGAGGACAGATTGTGCTGGCGGCACCGATCAAGCAAGGATAA
- a CDS encoding copper amine oxidase N-terminal domain-containing protein: protein MIELTKLQSKLAILMLCLSLFIPVLASAHEVDTNGAAPNLQATLGELLGEHALLAVIAMQKGYDGAADFGDAAAALGKNTDDLSAAIASVYGQAAGDAFKPVWSSHIGYFVDYVKATAAKDEAGRQKAVAELDEYRMKQAEFFHNANPQYFQTAAIADGLKMHIGHLLDAFNSYVNKDYAVAYADTRTAYAHMFMTAAALSAGIEAQFPATFPAESVASPGIDLRAGLGQLLGEHATLAALAMQKGIDGAPDFTAAAGALNSNTEDLSAAIASVYGKAAGDAFKTIWTSHIGYFVDYVKAAAAGDEAGRQKAVAELEDYRMKQAAFFHSANPAYFETTVIAGGLKLHIGHLLDTFNSYVNKDFASAYTFERTAYAHMFMTASGLTGGIVAQFPDKFHGKTAASAKDMTTISMMTGSTAVTVNGKTSKMDVTPVMKNDSIFIPLRYLGQAIGVDVTWDNTKKALWIKDGGNTAVFWAGQSYMELNGQRKNIGAPVFLDKGRVQVPVRFIAELLGWDVKWTQSNGAITLTKVMPAATATSMEHSH, encoded by the coding sequence GTGATTGAATTGACAAAACTGCAAAGTAAGCTGGCTATCCTGATGCTGTGTCTGAGTTTATTTATACCTGTGCTTGCCAGTGCCCATGAAGTGGATACGAACGGGGCCGCACCAAATTTACAGGCAACACTGGGTGAGCTGCTCGGGGAGCATGCCCTGCTGGCTGTAATTGCGATGCAAAAAGGTTATGACGGAGCCGCAGATTTCGGAGATGCCGCCGCCGCTCTGGGCAAGAATACAGATGACCTCAGTGCAGCGATTGCTTCCGTCTACGGGCAGGCCGCAGGCGATGCCTTCAAACCGGTCTGGTCCTCCCATATCGGCTACTTCGTAGACTATGTCAAGGCAACGGCGGCTAAAGATGAAGCCGGTCGCCAGAAGGCGGTTGCTGAACTGGATGAATACCGGATGAAGCAGGCTGAGTTCTTCCACAATGCCAACCCGCAGTATTTCCAGACGGCTGCCATTGCAGACGGTCTGAAAATGCACATTGGCCACCTGCTGGATGCTTTCAACAGCTATGTGAATAAAGATTATGCCGTCGCTTATGCGGACACCCGGACAGCCTATGCGCATATGTTCATGACCGCCGCTGCACTGTCCGCCGGAATTGAGGCCCAGTTCCCTGCTACATTCCCTGCGGAGTCTGTAGCCTCACCGGGAATCGACCTGCGTGCCGGACTTGGACAATTGCTTGGTGAGCATGCCACCCTGGCCGCCCTTGCTATGCAAAAAGGCATCGACGGCGCACCTGACTTTACCGCTGCGGCGGGTGCCCTGAACAGCAACACCGAGGACCTGTCTGCGGCGATTGCCTCCGTGTACGGCAAGGCTGCCGGCGATGCCTTTAAGACGATCTGGACTTCCCATATCGGATATTTTGTGGATTATGTAAAGGCTGCTGCGGCGGGTGATGAAGCCGGACGGCAGAAGGCAGTTGCTGAACTGGAGGACTACCGGATGAAGCAGGCCGCGTTCTTCCATAGCGCGAATCCCGCTTACTTTGAAACAACGGTCATCGCCGGGGGGCTGAAGTTGCACATCGGCCACCTGCTGGACACATTCAACAGCTATGTAAATAAAGACTTCGCTAGCGCGTATACCTTCGAACGCACCGCCTATGCCCATATGTTCATGACGGCAAGCGGGCTGACCGGCGGCATCGTCGCCCAGTTCCCGGACAAGTTCCACGGGAAGACTGCAGCATCGGCTAAAGACATGACAACCATCTCGATGATGACAGGCAGCACTGCTGTAACCGTAAACGGTAAGACCAGCAAGATGGATGTTACCCCGGTTATGAAGAACGACAGCATCTTCATCCCGCTCCGTTACCTCGGTCAAGCCATCGGCGTCGATGTCACCTGGGATAACACTAAGAAAGCGCTCTGGATCAAGGATGGCGGGAATACCGCAGTGTTCTGGGCCGGACAGTCCTACATGGAGCTGAACGGACAGCGCAAGAACATCGGAGCTCCTGTCTTCCTGGATAAGGGCCGCGTACAGGTTCCCGTGCGCTTCATCGCCGAATTGCTCGGCTGGGATGTGAAGTGGACTCAGAGTAATGGGGCGATTACGCTGACTAAGGTAATGCCCGCAGCAACGGCCACCTCAATGGAGCATAGCCATTAA
- a CDS encoding MerR family transcriptional regulator produces the protein MEMYKTKEVAELLSVSQTTIKRWAAMFPNVFPKDRFGHYIFSQQEVSLLKSIKTRIDQGETLDRITLTGNHQPVGPLQSTRPVQAEDKPMHEMWSRINQIEHSLDQKADEVVSVQLLRQREELEDLRQMIQQLALSIETIQQPGLQAAAAHEELHPVAAAKLKAPPKKRSLLRTLFSL, from the coding sequence ATGGAAATGTACAAGACCAAGGAAGTTGCAGAGCTGCTGTCCGTCAGCCAGACCACGATTAAACGTTGGGCCGCCATGTTCCCTAATGTCTTTCCAAAGGACCGGTTTGGGCACTATATCTTCTCCCAGCAGGAAGTCAGCCTGCTAAAGTCTATTAAAACCCGCATCGATCAGGGGGAAACCCTGGACCGCATTACCCTGACGGGCAACCATCAGCCTGTAGGGCCACTGCAGAGCACACGGCCGGTGCAGGCAGAGGATAAACCCATGCATGAAATGTGGTCCCGCATCAATCAAATCGAACACTCGCTGGACCAGAAAGCGGACGAGGTGGTCTCCGTACAGCTGCTCCGCCAGCGCGAGGAGCTTGAAGACCTGCGCCAGATGATCCAGCAGCTGGCGTTATCCATAGAAACGATACAACAGCCAGGACTCCAGGCAGCCGCAGCCCATGAAGAGCTGCACCCCGTTGCCGCCGCCAAGCTGAAGGCCCCGCCTAAGAAACGCAGCCTGCTGCGTACTTTATTCTCGCTGTGA
- a CDS encoding MerR family transcriptional regulator: MFTIGQVAKQVGLNIGAIRFYERKGLLEPAVRNEQNNRLYSEDVIGWLEFLKCLRETGMSVEEVKRYYDMVKTGTSTLPERTKLIEDQRQALLEDIEKKKAQLVHLEHKLERYYRGENY; the protein is encoded by the coding sequence ATGTTTACGATCGGACAGGTTGCCAAGCAGGTAGGGCTGAACATAGGGGCGATCCGGTTCTATGAACGCAAAGGCTTACTGGAGCCAGCGGTCCGCAATGAACAGAATAACCGGCTGTACAGTGAGGATGTGATCGGCTGGCTGGAATTTCTGAAATGCCTGCGTGAGACGGGAATGAGTGTGGAAGAGGTTAAGAGGTACTACGATATGGTCAAGACGGGAACGTCAACCCTGCCGGAAAGAACGAAGCTTATTGAAGACCAGAGGCAGGCACTGCTGGAGGATATCGAGAAGAAGAAAGCGCAGCTTGTTCACTTGGAGCATAAGCTGGAGCGGTATTACCGCGGGGAGAATTATTAG
- a CDS encoding HAD family hydrolase, whose amino-acid sequence MPINAVLFDFDGTLADTLPLSFTAFKAVFRQYENRDVTSDELVAMFGPTEEEIIEANFSNKAAVPQAIQDYFSIYETGHAGESVRNQEIAGLLQWLKDQGIKTAVITGKGKRAYRISSEALNMQEFFGLAVTGDDVEKPKPDPEGIHKALDILGIDPADAVFIGDSNADILAGKAAGLRTYGVRWLSTYQSQTYDVEPDGVFSHVSEFLELLAEKRR is encoded by the coding sequence ATGCCAATTAACGCGGTATTATTCGATTTTGACGGTACGCTTGCCGATACGCTGCCTTTATCATTCACTGCCTTTAAAGCCGTGTTCAGACAATACGAGAACAGGGATGTAACGAGTGATGAGCTGGTTGCGATGTTCGGCCCGACGGAGGAAGAGATCATTGAAGCTAATTTTAGCAATAAAGCTGCTGTGCCACAGGCTATTCAGGATTATTTCTCGATCTATGAAACAGGCCACGCCGGAGAATCGGTCCGGAATCAGGAGATTGCCGGTTTGCTGCAATGGCTGAAGGATCAGGGCATTAAGACCGCGGTGATTACCGGCAAAGGAAAACGCGCTTACCGCATCTCCTCTGAGGCGCTGAACATGCAGGAATTCTTCGGGCTGGCGGTTACAGGGGATGACGTGGAGAAGCCCAAGCCTGACCCGGAGGGTATCCATAAAGCGCTGGACATTCTGGGCATAGACCCGGCAGATGCTGTGTTCATCGGTGACAGCAACGCGGATATCCTCGCCGGCAAAGCTGCCGGACTGCGTACCTATGGCGTACGCTGGCTGTCTACTTATCAGAGCCAGACTTACGATGTGGAGCCGGATGGGGTGTTTAGCCACGTCTCTGAATTTCTTGAGCTGCTGGCGGAGAAACGCAGGTAG
- a CDS encoding DUF421 domain-containing protein: protein MTYTEILIRAILAVVLLLFIPKILGKQTISNMTFHDFVTSITLGSLAANLAFNVSLKASYLVLALVVFTATAFLLSFLALKNRKMRSWISGSPTVLIEDGKIMENNMKKIRYTLDSLDQSLREKGIFNIEQVDYAVLEDNGEVSILKKEAYQFVTKKDMGIPLRAQDFPVELIMDGVLVEDNLKLHGLTREWLESELGKKRKGKTLADVFYAVKGTQQQLVFDFYEDGIRQPLDQE from the coding sequence ATGACCTATACTGAAATTTTGATCCGGGCGATTCTAGCGGTTGTACTGCTGCTGTTCATCCCCAAAATACTGGGCAAGCAGACGATTTCAAATATGACCTTTCATGATTTTGTGACCAGTATTACGCTGGGCTCTCTTGCGGCCAACCTTGCGTTTAATGTCAGCCTGAAGGCCTCATATTTAGTCCTGGCTCTTGTGGTGTTTACGGCTACCGCTTTTCTGCTGTCGTTCCTGGCTCTAAAAAACCGCAAGATGAGAAGCTGGATCTCCGGCTCTCCTACCGTACTCATTGAAGATGGCAAGATCATGGAAAACAACATGAAAAAAATCCGCTATACCCTGGATTCGCTGGACCAATCCTTAAGGGAGAAGGGGATCTTCAACATCGAACAAGTGGACTACGCCGTACTAGAAGACAATGGAGAGGTCTCTATATTGAAGAAGGAAGCCTACCAGTTTGTAACGAAAAAGGATATGGGCATTCCTCTGCGTGCGCAGGATTTTCCTGTCGAGCTGATTATGGATGGTGTGCTGGTGGAGGATAATTTGAAGCTGCACGGGCTGACCCGGGAGTGGCTGGAGAGTGAGCTTGGGAAGAAACGGAAGGGCAAGACGCTGGCAGATGTGTTCTATGCGGTAAAAGGCACACAGCAGCAGCTGGTATTCGATTTCTATGAGGACGGAATCCGTCAGCCGCTGGATCAGGAGTAA